In Pseudomonadota bacterium, the genomic stretch CGCCAAGTTGGAGGTCAACGGACCCAACACGCATCCGCTGTATGCGTGGCTCAAGGCCCAGAAGGGCGGCGTGCTCGGCAGCCGGATCAAGTGGAATTTCACCAAGTTCTTGGTCGATCGGCAGGGCAGCGTCGCGGAGCGTTTCGCACCCA encodes the following:
- a CDS encoding glutathione peroxidase is translated as AKLEVNGPNTHPLYAWLKAQKGGVLGSRIKWNFTKFLVDRQGSVAERFAPINEPSKIGKHIEELL